In the genome of Epinephelus lanceolatus isolate andai-2023 chromosome 18, ASM4190304v1, whole genome shotgun sequence, one region contains:
- the LOC117268396 gene encoding aconitate hydratase, mitochondrial-like, with protein sequence MASYCLTVTRLQLALGTGARRIHVSSAFSAKAKVAMSRFEPGSSVNYEKMHENINTVRRRLGRPLTLSEKIVYGHLDDPAGQDIDRGRTYLRLRPDRVAMQDATAQMAMLQFISSGLPRVAVPSTIHCDHLIEAQIGGAEDLQRAKEINEEVYNFLATAAAKYGVGFWKPGSGIIHQIILENYAYPGVMLIGTDSHTPNGGGLGAVCIGVGGADAVDVMAGIPWELKCPKVIGVKLTGALSGWTSPKDVILKVAGILTVKGGTGAIVEYHGPGVDSISCTGMATICNMGAEIGATTSIFPYNHRMRTYMEKTGRGEIATVADQFIDDLVPDKGCEYDQLIEINLSELKPHINGPFTPDLAHPVSDIGATAKKNGWPLEVKVGLIGSCTNSSYEDMGRAASLAKQALDKGLKCKAQFTVTPGSEQIRATIERDGYAKILSDVGGIVLANACGPCIGQWDRKDVKKGEKNTIVTSYNRNFTGRNDANPATHAFVTSPEIVTAMAIAGTLNFNPETDYLTAPNGEKFKLNPPTGDELPSRDFDPGQDTYQHPPTEGGSVKVDVNPTSNRLQLLEPFDKWHGKDLEDMRVLIKVKGKCTTDHISAAGPWLKFRGHLDNISNNLLIGAVNSENDAVNKVKNLLTGEYGGVPDVARHYKANGVNWVVVGDENYGEGSSREHAALEPRHLGGRAIIVKSFARIHETNLKKQGLLPLTFANPQDYEKIRPDDKITITGLKSFAPGKPLAAVIKHSDGSKESITLNHSFNETQIEWFRAGSALNRMKELQ encoded by the exons CTGGCCCTTGGAACTGGTGCAAGGCGCATTCATGTCTCCTCAGCCTTCAGCGCCAAGGCCAAGGTGGCCATGAGCCGCTTTGAGCCCGGCTCCAGCGTTAATTATGAGAAGATGCATGAGAACATCAACACTGTGCGCAGGAG GCTCGGCAGGCCTCTCACGCTGTCGGAGAAGATTGTGTACGGTCACCTGGATGATCCAGCGGGGCAGGATATCGACCGCGGCCGCACCTACCTGCGCCTGCGTCCAGATCGCGTGGCGATGCAGGATGCTACAGCTCAGATGGCAATGCTGCAGTTCATCAGCAGTGGTCTGCCCAGGGTGGCGGTTCCCTCCACCATCCACTGTGATCATCTGATTGAGGCTCAGATCGGAGGGGCCGAGGACCTGCAGAGAGCTAAG GAGATAAACGAGGAAGTGTACAACTTTcttgccactgctgctgctaaaTATGGTGTTGGCTTCTGGAAACCTGGATCAGGGATCATCCATCAG ATCATCCTGGAGAATTATGCCTATCCTGGAGTGATGCTGATTGGTACAGACTCCCACACTCCTAATGGCGGTGGCCTGGGGGCCGTCTGCATTGGAGTGGGTGGCGCTGATGCCGTGGATGTCATGGCTGGAATCCCCTGGGAGCTCAAGTGTCCGAAA gtGATTGGAGTGAAGCTGACAGGAGCCCTGTCTGGTTGGACCTCTCCGAAGGATGTCATCCTGAAGGTGGCTGGCATCCTGACTGTAAAAGGTGGCACAGGAGCCATTGTGGAGTATCACGGGCCTGGAGTTGACTCCATCTCCTGCACTG GAATGGCCACTATCTGTAACATGGGTGCTGAGATTGGAGCCACCACATCCATTTTCCCCTACAACCACCGCATGAGGACATACATGGAGAAAACTGGCCGTGGAG AGATCGCGACTGTGGCCGATCAGTTCATAGATGACTTGGTCCCAGATAAAGGCTGTGAATACGACCAGCTCATTGAGATTAACCTGAGTGAG TTGAAGCCCCATATCAACGGGCCCTTCACCCCTGACCTGGCCCACCCCGTGTCTGATATCGGGGCTACGGCTAAGAAGAACGGCTGGCCCCTGGAGGTTAAAGTTG GTCTGATCGGTAGCTGTACCAACTCCAGCTACGAGGACATGGGCAGAGCGGCCTCTCTGGCCAAGCAGGCTCTTGATAAAGGTCTGAAGTGCAAGGCCCAGTTCACAGTCACCCCAGGTTCTGAGCAGATCCGTGCCACTATCGAGAGGGACGGATAT GCCAAGATCCTGAGTGATGTTGGTGGAATCGTACTTGCCAACGCTTGTGGACCTTGCATCGGACAGTGGGACAG GAAGGATGtgaaaaaaggagagaagaatACTATTGTCACATCCTACAACAGGAACTTCACTGGCAGGAATGATGCCAACCCCGCTACTCATGCTTTTGTCACCTCTCCTGAG ATCGTCACCGCCATGGCTATTGCTGGAACTCTCAACTTCAACCCAGAGACCGACTACCTGACCGCTCCTAACGGAGAGAAGTTCAAGCTGAATCCGCCTACTGGTGACGAGCTCCCCTCCAGAGACTTCGACCCAGGCCAGGACACCTACCAGCACCCCCCGACTGAGGGCGGCTCAGTGAag GTGGACGTGAACCCCACCAGCAACCGCTTGCAGCTGCTGGAGCCCTTCGACAAGTGGCATGGAAAAGACCTGGAGGACATGAGGGTCCTTATCAAG GTGAAGGGAAAGTGCACCACTGACCATATCAGCGCTGCCGGGCCCTGGCTGAAGTTCCGTGGTCACCTGGACAACATCTCCAACAATCTGCTGATTGGTGCAGTCAACAGTGAAAACGATGCTGTGAACAAGGTCAAAAACCTGCTGACAGGAGAGTACGGAGGTGTGCCCGATGTGGCCCGCCACTACAAG GCCAATGGAGTGAACTGGGTGGTGGTCGGAGATGAGAACTATGGAGAAGGTTCCAGCAGAGAGCACGCTGCCCTGGAGCCACGACACCTTGGAGGACGCGCTATCATCGTCAAGAGCTTTGCCAGAATCCACG AGACTAACCTGAAGAAGCAGGGCCTGCTGCCTCTGACTTTTGCTAACCCCCAGGACTACGAAAAAATTCGCCCTGACGACAAGATTACAATCACTGGGCTAAAATCCTTTGCTCCTGGCAAG